One Mesorhizobium sp. L-2-11 genomic region harbors:
- a CDS encoding RNA polymerase sigma factor, translated as MSATVMPAASGEMQLVGRALAREGGAFSTIVKMHNQRLYRIARSVVRNDSEAEDVVQEAYVRAFAHLGDFRGESSLATWLSRIVINEALGRLRKTRRTVAMPQRLQAEIIKFPLSDDPERTMAQRQILELVERATDRLPDVYRTVFVARVIEGLSIEETAELLDVRPETVKTRLHRARVLVRKALADQIGPVLLDAFPFAGRRCERLTAAVMQRLGFTN; from the coding sequence ATGTCTGCGACCGTCATGCCCGCCGCATCTGGCGAGATGCAGCTTGTCGGCCGTGCGCTGGCGCGCGAAGGCGGAGCCTTCAGCACGATTGTCAAAATGCACAACCAGCGACTCTACCGTATCGCCCGCAGCGTCGTCCGCAACGACAGCGAGGCTGAAGACGTCGTGCAGGAGGCCTATGTCAGGGCCTTTGCCCATCTCGGGGATTTTCGTGGCGAATCCTCTCTCGCCACATGGCTATCGCGCATCGTCATCAACGAGGCGCTTGGGCGTTTGCGCAAAACGCGGCGAACTGTAGCGATGCCGCAAAGGTTACAAGCCGAAATCATCAAGTTCCCCCTCAGCGACGATCCGGAGCGGACGATGGCGCAACGGCAGATCCTCGAGCTTGTCGAACGGGCGACCGATCGCCTTCCCGATGTCTACCGGACTGTGTTCGTCGCGCGGGTGATCGAGGGTCTCAGCATTGAGGAGACCGCCGAATTGCTTGATGTTCGGCCCGAAACTGTCAAGACCCGGCTGCACCGCGCCCGCGTCCTCGTCCGCAAGGCGCTGGCCGATCAGATCGGCCCGGTGCTGCTCGATGCCTTCCCCTTCGCCGGCCGCCGGTGTGAACGGCTGACCGCCGCGGTGATGCAGCGGCTTGGTTTTACAAACTGA
- a CDS encoding DUF4142 domain-containing protein: MFIRSTTPLAALFLLSAATLAQASDKPSDPQIAHIAYTAGVLDVEAAMQALKKSKNKEILDFAKNMVRDHEAVNKQALDLVKKLNVTPEDNATSKALTKAADEERAKLAELDGAAFDKAYVDNEVAYHKQVNGALETLLIPSAENAELKSLLETGLKLFQGHEQHAEHVAGMLK; encoded by the coding sequence ATGTTTATTCGATCGACCACCCCACTGGCAGCGCTTTTCCTGCTCAGCGCAGCGACGTTGGCGCAAGCCTCCGACAAGCCGAGCGACCCGCAGATCGCCCACATCGCCTACACAGCCGGCGTGCTTGACGTCGAGGCGGCCATGCAAGCGCTGAAGAAATCGAAGAACAAGGAGATCCTCGATTTCGCCAAAAACATGGTGCGAGACCATGAAGCCGTAAACAAACAAGCGCTTGACCTGGTCAAGAAGCTCAACGTAACGCCAGAGGACAACGCCACCAGCAAGGCGCTGACCAAAGCGGCGGACGAGGAACGAGCGAAGCTCGCCGAGCTCGACGGCGCCGCGTTCGACAAGGCCTATGTCGACAACGAGGTCGCCTATCACAAGCAGGTCAACGGGGCGCTCGAAACGCTGCTGATCCCCTCGGCCGAGAATGCCGAACTGAAGAGCCTGCTGGAGACCGGCCTGAAGCTATTCCAGGGCCATGAACAACATGCCGAACATGTCGCTGGCATGCTGAAATGA
- a CDS encoding cupredoxin domain-containing protein, producing MALTIAAAPAKAETIEVTIEKLVFSPATVEAKVGDTIEWVNKDVFAHTATVKGGWEVTIPPKKAASLTLKTAGSVDYFCRFHPNMKGRLTVTSP from the coding sequence ATGGCGCTAACTATTGCTGCCGCACCAGCCAAGGCCGAAACGATTGAGGTGACGATCGAGAAGCTGGTTTTCTCGCCAGCCACTGTCGAAGCGAAGGTCGGCGATACGATCGAGTGGGTCAACAAGGACGTGTTCGCCCACACGGCGACCGTAAAAGGCGGCTGGGAGGTAACGATCCCGCCGAAGAAGGCGGCGAGCCTGACGTTGAAGACGGCAGGTTCGGTCGACTATTTCTGCCGCTTCCACCCCAATATGAAAGGCCGTCTGACGGTGACGTCGCCCTAG
- a CDS encoding cystathionine beta-lyase gives MAKDGNEMGINTRLAHSGNNPHDYFGFVNPPVVHASTVLYPNAATMAARSQKYTYGTRGTPTTDALASAIDGLEGSAGTIVVPSGLAAVTLPLLAFLSARDHVLIVDSVYHPTRNFADTVLRRLGVEVEYYDPHVGAGIAALIRPNTRVVFTESPASNTFEVQDIPAIASAAHAAGAIVMMDNTWATPLYFRPLDHGVDISIHAATKYPAGHSDVLLGTASANKSCWKQLCETFYTMGCCAGPDDVYQVLRGLRTMGVRLDHHQRSALAIAGWLERQPGVARVLHPALPSHPDHDLWKRDFCGSSGIFSIVLAGGGQKQQHAFLDALRIFGLGYSWGGYESLAVPVFLGDRVVAKGPYDGPLVRLQIGLEDVDDLTADLARGLTAAAGA, from the coding sequence ATGGCAAAAGACGGCAACGAAATGGGTATCAACACGCGGCTTGCCCACTCGGGCAACAATCCGCACGACTATTTCGGCTTCGTCAACCCGCCGGTCGTGCATGCCTCGACCGTGCTCTATCCCAACGCGGCGACGATGGCGGCACGCAGCCAGAAATACACCTACGGCACGCGCGGCACGCCGACCACCGACGCGCTTGCCAGCGCCATCGACGGGCTGGAAGGCTCGGCCGGCACGATTGTGGTGCCCTCCGGCCTGGCGGCGGTGACGCTGCCGCTGCTCGCCTTCCTGTCGGCGCGAGACCATGTCCTGATCGTCGATTCCGTCTACCACCCGACCCGCAATTTCGCAGACACGGTGCTGAGACGGCTGGGCGTCGAGGTCGAGTACTACGACCCGCATGTCGGTGCCGGTATAGCGGCGCTGATCAGGCCCAACACCAGGGTCGTGTTCACCGAATCGCCTGCCTCCAACACTTTCGAGGTGCAGGACATACCGGCCATCGCCAGCGCGGCGCACGCCGCAGGTGCGATCGTCATGATGGACAACACCTGGGCGACCCCACTCTACTTCCGCCCGCTCGACCACGGCGTCGACATCTCGATCCATGCGGCGACGAAATATCCGGCTGGCCATTCCGACGTGCTGCTCGGCACCGCGTCGGCCAACAAGTCCTGCTGGAAACAGCTTTGCGAAACCTTCTACACGATGGGCTGCTGCGCCGGGCCGGACGACGTCTATCAGGTGCTGCGCGGCCTGCGCACGATGGGCGTGCGCCTCGACCACCATCAGCGCAGCGCTCTGGCCATCGCCGGCTGGCTGGAGCGTCAGCCGGGCGTGGCGCGCGTGCTGCATCCTGCGCTTCCCAGCCATCCCGACCACGATCTCTGGAAGCGCGATTTTTGCGGCTCGAGCGGCATTTTTTCGATCGTCCTTGCGGGTGGCGGCCAGAAACAGCAGCATGCCTTCCTCGACGCGCTCAGGATATTCGGCCTCGGCTATTCCTGGGGTGGCTATGAGAGCCTTGCGGTGCCGGTCTTCCTCGGCGACCGCGTCGTCGCCAAAGGCCCTTATGACGGCCCGCTGGTGCGCCTGCAGATCGGGCTCGAGGACGTCGACGACCTCACGGCCGATCTGGCGCGCGGCCTCACTGCGGCGGCGGGAGCTTGA